The Rhopalosiphum maidis isolate BTI-1 chromosome 2, ASM367621v3, whole genome shotgun sequence genome segment TCTAAATCAGTCTTATTCCGTTTCCTaactatgaaatatgaattacaAACTACAActtatatttacacaaatcattattaaatttattcattacaaCCTACAGGTTTTagctgttttaaattttatatacaggTATACATATCTGTGGTTAttcactaataaaaaaaacatgtgtGAAATTTGATGATTATTTTTCAGACTAGTGATAaggttaggtataaaaaacgatattttttttttccaacagttataaataatagaattaaaagTTTGAGAACCCATACTTAAAGATTTAATAACACtaaatttttcacttttttagtaactaataactataatgtgtatataggtactaaactACTAATTACTAGGTACATTCTTTACagttaaataacaattgtacatttacaactatttaaattaaaacgcacgattttttttaaatccaaaatTCATTGCTCAAGAATACCAAATTACCaagatttaaatgttttaaatattgaaacaaaacaaaaagaaaatttcttattattaaataatggaaaaaggataaaattattttttcgtgaTACCAAAATAGTTACATATAAGTGAAATCACagatatatactaatataatatattagtatatatctaTGAGGTGAACATAATATGTGTTCCTTTATCATACTATTATCTATAGCTGTGGTAATCACGTGCTCGTATGAATTTTTTCTTATCTAAATTCGTAAATCGCTTATCAGGTTGTTAAACTAATTTGGGtggagtattattaaatattaattaatatttattatttaattaatattataaatatatgattgtaTTAACTATGATTTATGAAGTACTTATGCACTATGCAAACTAAAAAGTTTAAACGTCATTAATCTCCTTATACATCgggttgaattttaaatacttacttatagttcattattataatatatacttttattcagCATCCAACTGGTTTATAAACGTAAGTGTTTATAGacatacataaaacataactATTGaacacctacataatatttctatactaAAGTAATCgatgtattaacatttttattattttattattttaacaagatATCCTAAGGTATCACCACCAAGACATTCTATAGATATTTTGGCTGCACACTACATTTGAAGATGTTTCAAAATCTTGAGACTTGTTTGGAGAAATATATTCCACAAGAAGAATTAAATCATGTACAAAGGATtttatatggaaaaaaattagaGTGAGTTTATTTTATCCATTGTAAAttaggataaaaaataataatttgatgattAAACCTATATCCTGTTGGTAATAGGAtgtttattatcttaataactaatgaaaaataagCAACAAAAACTAGAACAAAaaacttgatttttaaaaaatatgttcaatccatacataactaaaattgtattatagttatatattatgtgatatagttttaatctatatttttcagAGAACTTCAGCTACCAGAAtcctgtttaaataataaagatgatGTGGAAGTTAAAGGCTTCAAATTTGATAGTTTAACTGAAGAGTTACGAGAAAAAcggtatcataatttattgactGTATCTTAGTTATGTTCTTAAAATcttgtttaattatacattattaaataaaaaatgtgagcAAGTAGGTAGCATTGCTGTATCAAGtaaatgttgattatttttcattgttaagTAGGTCACTGTGACACTATTGAACTTTCAGACTGTAATGgatgtattcaataatatttcactatatATGAAAAAGATTCTGAGTATATCCAATGTAACAACTCATATtactatgtacattttatcatacatttgtattgttattcataGGCGCTTAGGGGGTATTAGCACTTCCAATTTTAAAGTAGCaccctaaaatattttttttatactattacaatCTATGCACAGAAAATGAAGAGATTAAGAAccctaagttttttttattgaaattgcgcctatgttgttattacttaaagtaattcattttactattagtaatacattataaacaaaaaatagctTAAGAAAACTCACATGTTCAACATGAGTACATGTTGTACTCACATACATGTGttttctttgttttaaaaacacataccAATCTgtaccacaaaaaaataaccccATATGAGATTTTGTAAGATTTTgcaaattaatctaaatattagtattaggtcattgtgtataatacaattgatataacatacatacgtacaatttttatgtctccacaaataatattaaatttggattcaatgataaattattgtttacctacaaaaaatttatgaaaattttgactatttgtttaaaattattatattattgaaattgtattatgcacttattgtgaatttttatttatttatatattattgacatttcAAACTAATTAccgtgatttaaaatattgattatttgttttatatttataaatttataattattgacattgtattacacatttataattaggtaGAAACACAATCATTTTCATTATAGGGTTATCTTTTCCGTGgttgtattttcattaaatttctactgttatttgtttatgaattataataaaataggaaaatttattttattgtaaactggttttatacataaatttctgTTTTCCCCAATCATTGAGAATATAAgtattggatattttttacttttgacccccttaaatataaactaccaactagattcactTTTTTACCAACAAATTGgggttaaacatttaaaccatttttattttttactgcttaaaaatatgacagatataataataaaaaaacatataattaaaaaaaatatatattatgttataaggaTTGTAAGAGTTGgagttattcaaaatcaaattgtCCTTCCAACAACCGCCCCTTTAGCCGAACAACGTAATGCAATTTATCAAAAGATtagcaaaataatatcactTGCTGCTGAAGCAAATGTGAATGTGTTATGCCTTCAAGAAGCCTGGCGTAAGATACCCatgataaatgcatattatgtttacttttaaataaaatatatattttttagcaatGCCTTTTGTGTTTTGTACAAGAGAAAAATTTCCATGGTGCGAGTTCGCAGAATCAGTTGAAACAGGGCCTACAACTTTATTTCTAAAAGACGTAAGTATTGCATAACATTACAAtccatgtatttaaaattaaataaattgtatattattcaatagatTTGTAAACAGTACAACATGGTCATTGTATCACCAATTCTAGAACGTGATGAACAAGAAGTGATATGGAATACAGCTGTGGTCATAGATAACTTTGGTAAAGTAATCGGAAAGCATAGAAAGAACCATATACCTAGAGTGGGTGATTTTAACGAGTCTACTTACTACATGGAAGGAAACACAGGACATCCTGTTTTTGAGGTATATAATTTCTGAAATTAgtctagaaaataaaaacaacaaaaacccCCAATAGTAGATTAATTTAGACAGCGTTTGGTCGAATTGCAATCAATATTTGTTATGGACGTCACCACCCACTGAATTGGTTGATGTTTGGGTTGAATGGAgctgaaattgtttttaacccTTCAGCTACAATTGATGGTTTAaggtaattatgaataaaatgcttaaattaaaaaattcaaatttattataattaatttaatgttacatGCAGTGAAACACTTTGGGGAATTGAAGCCAGAACAGCTGCAGTTGccaatagttatttttcttgTGCCATCAACAGAGTGGGTACAGAAACCTTCCCATCAGAGTTTACTAGTGGTGATGGTAAGCCGGCGCATAAAAGTTTTGGCCATTTTTATGGATCAAGCTATATTACTGCTCCTGATGGTTCAAGAACACCTgtaagaaattttattatttattatagaatattatattaaaattataaaaaaaaagattccaaatcaacaataatatttaattgttcacaaaaattatattttactagattttactaaacaaaaacaaaatttattatatagcttatatattatattatgtaagatttatttattgattatggaAATAGGATAAAGTCGTCATTTATCACTGTCaaggatttttgtttttaataacaaaaatatttgttattttaggtttattataatataatattattataatattgtacgtttTAGGGCCTTTCTAGGACTCGTGATGGATTATTAATTTCAGAAATAGACTTGAATCTTTGTAGACAAGTAAAGGATCATTGGGGTTtccaagtaatataattattttcaaaccaatttttggaataagatttttttaaatattctattttttttagatgactCGAAGACTAGATTTATATGCAGATTCATTGGCAGACATAGTAaactctaaataattatattaatttcaaaagggaatattaatagttaataaacattatatctaatatatgcTTCAAATTACATTGCTATACACTTTAAGTCTGTCTACTTAGTTTATAACACattgtcattttttattttgaatattatgatcatataatatacaataaataacactTATTTGTCAATATATAAGGGTACTGTGTTGtgtaatcaacattttaaaacatatagtaACTGTTGTTTTCAGTTTAAATACACACCTTTCCAGCTAAGTCCCCacccaaaaaaattataccaataGACATATTACATTAGACCGGAACTATCATTGTATGGAATACAGTTACCATTTCATAGTCTCGCAACAATGTTGGTCTACACTTTAATGTATTTGCTCTTTATAATTGGTCAATGTTTAGCATATAACAGTCAATGGGTGCCTAGTTTTTACTTGGGTACTTATCCTGAAAGGTTTCAAACATTAAGAATGTCTCGGGGATCGTGTATTGTTTCTTTGAACACTTTTAGAAccaaacattataatgtagaAATACCTTTAATCAATGGATCGACACCAGCAGGTTTTTGTTCAATATTGATTAACAGCATTGAGAACTCAAGTCTAGCAATAGCAATAGATCAAGGATTGACAGACTTAAACAACAGTATAATGAATCAAAGCATCAAGCTATTTAGAGTCAAGAATGGAAATTTGAACCTTATCCAAGAGTAAGGTGTCATTCATAACATTAAtagctatatttatatttaatttaatttttatgtttcagtGTCTGTGGATCAACTCGATCAACTGATTTTCCTGGTCTAACATTGGCTGAATCAAATATtgcaatacttttaataaaagcagaccaaagtattaatttttcattaagcgTATACACTTAtcaatctttaaatattaaaatgtaaacagactatttatgataaaaatagcttttcaatcaaaattttattgtgtattgaatatttataataatatatctaaaatgtataataaataattatttataacagaatattatatcgtgtttttatttaaataaaaaattatcatttagaggttatgtattaattattagttatgtgatattgtaaaattaaatgtataatttggtTGACATTGTAAAAttgatagttttattatttgaaaacccaaatgtcaaaaaaaaaattcatacttatgtctttattattgaaagatcaacttacaaaataacttctaataacaaattttttttttttaattgtataatgtcaagtataaattatattctattagtTGATATGCATTAATTAGgaggtataattaaaaagtcaTTCTGTCTAATTATGTTtcgtaaagtaaataattttttttttttaaagtgcaAAAAAAAGTAGTCCCAGCGGAGGTTCAAACGCTGGATACTTGGCTAAGAGGATGTCAGCACACTGTTTTCTCTTTCTAGCCCACGCGCAACATAGACAAAAACACATTTATGCAGTCTGAGTAGAACTCGCTCAATTTTGGttctagagtaaatatacttattataaaattaaattttgataatatttctgagtACAAGATGATgagttttttccattattcccAATAcaacgttaattttttttttgacctaAAATACATCGACAACTAGGCCATTAGTATaagaatttttgataaattacattgttagtatttacattttttttttacattaaattatacaattttgttttttttaagaataaaattaagttttttacgtCCTGTGGGTTTGGTCCAAGTGcttgacaaatttaaaaatactttaatcatATCATTTAgaaatagctataaattactacaattttaaaatttaaatttttttaaaaaaactcatcgtcttgtactcagaaatattgtcaaaatttaattttataataggtatatttactctatAACCAAAATTGAGCAAATTCTACTCAGACTGCGTAAATGCATTTTGTCTATATTGCGCGTGgctagagagagaaaacaaacagtGCGCTGACATCCTCTTAATTTTACTGCAAAGTTACCActgtgcagcagttcaatatAAAAGAGCTCAAGCAAAATGGCTATTTAAGgattatagtataaacagAAAAATTCAATTAGCTATAACTTTGAAAGTAAGTTTGTGCCCCAAATTCTGATTTCaccatcattttttttgtcaaaaatatgaCAAAGTTCCTCCAAAAAATGAGGTGTCCCATTAAGTAGAAATGTTCctacaatattttctttttagtcTGCATGAAGGATTTAGAAATTATGCCTGTCTTAAGTTTGCCGGTTCTATTGATAAGAAAGtaaaagtacaatattttgagGTTTCAGGGATTCAGGCCCCACCTGAATTTATATTCAGTTATGGCCATGAAGTAAGAAAACTAATTCTCACACAAAATCATGAGTGTGGTTttattaaacactaaatattaatttatacaattaaaggtttgaacataaaaatcataacagTTTTcagacatttaaattttattgtcatatttgagtgtttaatttgtttgagGTTGACATATATATTTGACCCAGTTGCACAGCCATTATTTTCACAGAATAAACCAACaaccattattaaatatgtcttTTGTCTTATCATtagacaatataaaattatataaaataacacaataggTTAGGCAAGGGCGTATTTAAGAGAGAAGCCTGTGCCTCCCCTCATTCactgtattttatagatattttttttactataatatgagaTATTTTACAACTCTATGCCACATGTAtgcaaatttgaactttttgtTTGTGCCTCCCCTATAAGACATTTCTAAATATGCCTCTGaggttaagtatattattccaatattttgtttgcttaaagaatattgaaaataataaaaaaaaaaaaaatatttaattttaatttaagagtaGAAATCTTCACAGAAACAACTGTCTCCTTTGACTCCTCTCTCATGCACATACTTATGATGTCAgttatatgttttatgatatttgtgATATTGATGAATTAGTACAAGCCTGTTATTTTaagtaacttattttataaagtaaatagtttcaattttaaaattaatgaaaagtaTTGAactcaatacataatataaatgtataatatactgtatgtatagtatatttcaaATGGAAAAAACATTCAACTAGAATGCTAGTATATTACAAGTTGGGGTGGAGAATTGTACatgtatttatagataattgaatttcaagtaatacttcatattttttttaggagcctaaataaaaaatttaaatttttattattacagtatacaattaacattgttacaacataatattttgagaaaCAGTGGtctaatgattaaaaacataacGCTGAGTGAACTCTAAATATATTGGACaatttaataaccataaaaagaaaaatatagaataaattataaattataaaaaatagactTTTTCATTTAAGgtcttgtaaataatataatttcataatgtaaaactagagagaaaaaaaaacacccagACTaagtaaaaacaacaaaatagaaaatgtatgtaatcaaacataaatacattttacatgattatttaagtatgttaATTGACcctcatattattttctatagattGTACTGCCCATATAAC includes the following:
- the LOC113551062 gene encoding beta-ureidopropionase, producing MFQNLETCLEKYIPQEELNHVQRILYGKKLEELQLPESCLNNKDDVEVKGFKFDSLTEELREKRIVRVGVIQNQIVLPTTAPLAEQRNAIYQKISKIISLAAEANVNVLCLQEAWPMPFVFCTREKFPWCEFAESVETGPTTLFLKDICKQYNMVIVSPILERDEQEVIWNTAVVIDNFGKVIGKHRKNHIPRVGDFNESTYYMEGNTGHPVFETAFGRIAINICYGRHHPLNWLMFGLNGAEIVFNPSATIDGLSETLWGIEARTAAVANSYFSCAINRVGTETFPSEFTSGDGKPAHKSFGHFYGSSYITAPDGSRTPGLSRTRDGLLISEIDLNLCRQVKDHWGFQMTRRLDLYADSLADIVNSK
- the LOC113551063 gene encoding uncharacterized protein LOC113551063 produces the protein MLVYTLMYLLFIIGQCLAYNSQWVPSFYLGTYPERFQTLRMSRGSCIVSLNTFRTKHYNVEIPLINGSTPAGFCSILINSIENSSLAIAIDQGLTDLNNSIMNQSIKLFRVKNGNLNLIQDVCGSTRSTDFPGLTLAESNIAILLIKADQSINFSLSVYTYQSLNIKM